The following are encoded together in the Pseudodesulfovibrio indicus genome:
- the alr gene encoding alanine racemase yields MIDYNKLRVRIHLDNLRHNYRLFTDLHDRVIPVIKSDAYGHGLVEVGRALEAEGADTFAVGFVHEAAKLRRSGCAKRIMALLGPVDDADVQALWDHDILTPISHRAQLERVAEAAEKNGPLAIGLKFDTGMRRLGFLPEEVDEVAALLKGTRLTPVMATSHLASADVPGREGEVALQAKRFQACLDGLARAGFEVEANLANSAGGMAFEHCRLDSMRLGIALYGCDPLEGNGPGLGKLLKPAMEVSTPVMQVHPLKKGESISYGWTFTAERESMVAIVGVGYADNYSRSLSNAGEMVIHGRRAPIRGRVCMQMTAVDVTDIIGEGIEVRPGDEAWLLGGPGANPITPEDLAGWWGTITYEAFCLLGQNPREFL; encoded by the coding sequence ATGATCGACTACAACAAGCTGCGCGTTCGCATCCACCTCGACAACCTGCGCCACAACTACCGTCTCTTCACCGACCTCCACGACCGGGTCATCCCGGTCATCAAGTCCGACGCCTACGGCCACGGCCTGGTGGAGGTCGGCCGCGCCCTGGAGGCGGAGGGCGCGGACACCTTTGCCGTGGGGTTCGTCCACGAGGCGGCCAAGCTGCGCCGGTCAGGCTGCGCCAAGCGGATCATGGCCCTGCTCGGCCCGGTGGACGACGCGGACGTCCAGGCCCTCTGGGACCACGACATCCTGACCCCCATTTCCCATCGCGCCCAGCTTGAGCGCGTGGCCGAGGCCGCCGAGAAGAACGGTCCCCTGGCCATCGGCTTGAAGTTCGACACCGGCATGCGGCGGCTCGGTTTCCTGCCCGAGGAGGTGGACGAGGTCGCGGCCCTGCTGAAGGGGACCCGGCTGACCCCGGTCATGGCCACCTCCCACCTGGCCTCGGCGGACGTGCCGGGCAGGGAAGGGGAGGTCGCGTTGCAGGCCAAACGGTTCCAGGCCTGCCTGGACGGGCTGGCCCGCGCCGGGTTCGAGGTCGAGGCCAACCTGGCCAACTCCGCCGGGGGCATGGCCTTCGAGCACTGCCGGTTGGACTCCATGCGGCTCGGCATCGCGCTCTACGGCTGCGATCCCCTGGAGGGCAACGGCCCGGGCCTTGGCAAATTGCTCAAGCCCGCCATGGAGGTCTCCACCCCGGTCATGCAGGTCCATCCGCTGAAGAAGGGCGAGTCCATCAGCTACGGCTGGACCTTCACCGCCGAGCGCGAGTCCATGGTGGCCATCGTGGGCGTGGGCTACGCCGACAACTACAGCCGCTCCCTGTCCAACGCGGGCGAGATGGTCATCCACGGCCGCCGCGCGCCGATCCGGGGGAGGGTGTGCATGCAGATGACCGCGGTTGACGTAACCGACATCATAGGCGAAGGGATTGAGGTCCGGCCGGGCGACGAAGCCTGGCTCCTGGGCGGTCCGGGCGCGAACCCGATCACCCCCGAGGACCTGGCCGGGTGGTGGGGGACCATCACCTACGAGGCGTTCTGCCTGCTGGGGCAGAACCCGCGCGAATTTTTGTGA
- a CDS encoding sensor histidine kinase gives MRILLWTWGLLLMAMAVIFFYSTSIVGDELVTEAEIRTRHQIEAIEWLIRDHPLFESEKDFAEWLDALAFKLNSRITYIVDGRVVADSEVPFADLGTLDDHSHRPEVVAALKDGWGVNSRHSDTLEKEMLYVARQFPGVPAVDEGVLRMAVPFSHVSARLNLLRSNLIWIFLSTFGAAVLLSMFMSRNMGREIRAFSELARSIGEGDYSKRLRVLPGGEFKPLAHAVNAMAQSIERNIELIKDQKGQLQAVFGGMREGVLTLDSNGRIESFNTALDDMFNIPETAVGRSPIEVIRRYEIQDLVDRVLADPSEQARSIQIDIMDTRTVEVSAERFLDQNGVRKIILVFYDITEMKRSEKSLKDFVANASHQLRTPLTSIKGYTETLLDMPPADPADGRRFLETVLKNADHMDKVISSMLALAKSEQAGKRLRLGPLSGREHLSRAIDDLAVWAGERSVTFRTRTPEDEMYVMGETDGLLHVFHNLLNNAVKYSPHGGVITVSAEDDGESIVFCVEDQGPGISREHSTKVFERFYRVDENTIDGSGSAGLGLAICRRIVKNFGGEIWHDGYGEDVRGARFCFRLNKPAEKTP, from the coding sequence ATGCGGATCCTGTTGTGGACCTGGGGGTTGCTCCTCATGGCCATGGCCGTGATCTTCTTCTACTCCACGAGCATCGTGGGCGACGAATTGGTCACCGAAGCCGAGATCAGGACCAGGCACCAGATCGAGGCCATCGAATGGCTCATCCGGGATCACCCGCTGTTCGAGTCCGAAAAGGACTTCGCGGAGTGGCTGGACGCCCTTGCCTTCAAGCTCAATTCACGGATCACCTACATCGTCGACGGCCGCGTGGTGGCCGATTCCGAAGTGCCCTTCGCCGATCTCGGCACTTTGGACGACCACAGCCATCGGCCCGAGGTCGTGGCCGCTCTCAAGGACGGATGGGGGGTCAACTCCCGCCATTCCGACACTCTGGAGAAGGAGATGCTCTACGTGGCCCGGCAGTTCCCGGGGGTGCCCGCCGTGGATGAGGGCGTGCTGCGCATGGCCGTGCCGTTCTCCCACGTCAGCGCGCGGCTCAACCTGCTGCGGTCCAACCTGATCTGGATTTTCCTCTCGACCTTCGGCGCGGCGGTGCTCCTGAGCATGTTCATGTCGCGCAACATGGGCCGCGAGATCCGGGCGTTCTCCGAGCTGGCCCGGTCCATCGGCGAGGGCGACTACTCGAAGAGGCTGCGCGTCCTGCCCGGCGGCGAGTTCAAGCCCCTGGCCCACGCGGTCAACGCCATGGCTCAGTCCATCGAGCGCAACATCGAGCTGATCAAGGACCAGAAGGGACAGCTCCAGGCCGTGTTCGGCGGCATGCGCGAGGGCGTCCTGACCCTGGATTCCAACGGGCGCATCGAGTCCTTCAACACCGCTCTCGACGACATGTTCAACATCCCGGAGACGGCCGTGGGGCGTTCGCCCATCGAGGTCATCCGGCGGTACGAGATACAGGACCTGGTGGACCGGGTCCTTGCCGACCCCTCGGAGCAGGCGCGTTCCATCCAGATCGACATCATGGACACGCGCACCGTGGAGGTCTCGGCGGAGCGGTTCCTGGACCAGAACGGCGTGCGCAAGATCATCCTGGTCTTCTACGACATCACCGAAATGAAGCGCAGCGAGAAGAGCCTCAAGGACTTCGTGGCCAACGCCTCGCACCAGTTGCGCACCCCCCTGACCTCCATCAAGGGATACACCGAGACCCTGCTCGACATGCCCCCGGCGGACCCCGCCGACGGGCGGCGGTTCCTGGAGACCGTGCTCAAGAACGCGGACCACATGGACAAGGTCATCTCGTCCATGCTGGCCCTGGCCAAGTCCGAGCAGGCGGGCAAGCGGCTCCGGCTCGGCCCGCTGTCCGGGCGCGAGCATCTGTCGCGGGCCATCGACGACCTGGCCGTGTGGGCCGGGGAGCGGTCCGTGACCTTCCGCACCCGGACCCCGGAAGACGAAATGTACGTCATGGGCGAGACCGACGGGCTGCTGCACGTCTTCCACAATCTGCTGAACAACGCCGTGAAATACTCGCCCCACGGCGGGGTGATCACGGTCAGCGCAGAGGACGACGGCGAGTCCATCGTCTTTTGCGTGGAAGACCAGGGGCCGGGCATATCAAGGGAACATTCCACCAAGGTGTTCGAACGGTTCTACCGGGTGGACGAGAATACTATAGACGGCTCCGGCAGCGCCGGGCTCGGCCTGGCCATCTGCCGCCGCATCGTCAAGAACTTCGGCGGCGAGATTTGGCACGACGGGTACGGCGAGGATGTTCGGGGGGCGCGGTTCTGCTTCCGCCTGAACAAGCCTGCGGAGAAGACGCCGTAG